The following are encoded together in the Capsulimonas corticalis genome:
- a CDS encoding glycosyltransferase — MTRITWLLPVRNGMPYLPKTLESIANQTYHDWRILAWDNGSTDGTLEELRRWIPDRLPGKIVSDRPLSLGACLAAMVDECDTELCARIDADDINFPERLERQIAFLDAHPDVSVVGSGYEKIDMAGRILEGHPALPSSHQDIVVTMLAENAIAHPTVLFRRNAVIDAGNYADLKPIEDYELWSRMACRRLLANLPEPLIKYRVHRQSVTQQAINSGHLSKEISIHCARSAEALYGCSETDLRLLRASKHPLALAPLIRIARRLGERHSAEKATLLRDPIFLTVAARLIAPTDFISSITLGALDPRVGWKGGLKAALVRLFMLVWSKFPMLHGWLAIYRFQAWRRTLAKQGTVIDPATQIIATKQAYSRIEIGHGSNLERDVSLWISDDDGARARLTLGNDVYVGRNTFLGVYQPISIGADTMIGAYSYIISASHRFDRRDTPIREQGYSGAPIVIEEDVWIGTHVTILPGVTIGRGAIVGAGSMVNKDIPPYEIWGGVPARFIKERPGSA, encoded by the coding sequence ATGACACGAATCACATGGCTGCTTCCTGTCCGCAACGGCATGCCCTATCTGCCGAAGACACTGGAATCAATCGCCAATCAAACTTACCATGATTGGCGCATCCTGGCCTGGGACAATGGTTCGACGGATGGGACTCTAGAGGAATTGCGGCGCTGGATCCCAGATCGTCTTCCCGGTAAAATCGTCTCTGACAGACCGCTTTCTTTAGGCGCATGTCTCGCGGCGATGGTGGACGAATGCGACACGGAGTTGTGCGCGCGCATTGATGCGGACGATATCAACTTCCCGGAGCGACTGGAGCGTCAGATCGCATTTCTGGACGCGCACCCCGATGTTTCGGTCGTGGGGTCAGGATACGAAAAAATCGATATGGCGGGAAGGATCCTGGAAGGACACCCGGCGCTTCCCAGCAGCCACCAGGACATTGTTGTGACCATGCTGGCGGAAAACGCGATCGCGCACCCCACGGTGCTGTTCCGGAGAAACGCCGTCATTGACGCAGGGAACTATGCAGATCTGAAACCGATCGAAGACTATGAACTTTGGAGCCGAATGGCTTGCAGGCGACTTCTGGCGAATCTGCCTGAGCCGCTCATCAAATATCGGGTGCATCGACAAAGCGTTACACAGCAGGCGATAAATTCCGGGCATCTCTCGAAGGAGATTTCCATACACTGCGCACGGAGCGCGGAAGCGCTTTATGGCTGCTCGGAAACCGATCTCAGACTGCTTCGGGCTAGCAAACATCCTCTGGCTCTGGCTCCACTGATTCGTATCGCTCGGCGCCTTGGAGAGAGACATAGCGCGGAAAAGGCGACTCTGCTTCGGGATCCGATATTTCTCACGGTTGCGGCGCGGCTGATTGCGCCAACGGATTTTATCAGTTCCATCACGCTGGGCGCGCTCGATCCTCGTGTTGGATGGAAGGGCGGCTTGAAAGCAGCCCTCGTTCGTCTTTTCATGCTGGTATGGAGTAAATTTCCAATGCTGCATGGCTGGCTCGCGATATATAGGTTCCAAGCATGGAGACGAACACTCGCCAAGCAAGGAACGGTAATCGATCCAGCGACTCAAATTATCGCCACTAAGCAGGCCTACAGCCGTATTGAGATTGGCCATGGATCAAATCTGGAGCGCGATGTCTCTCTTTGGATTTCCGACGACGACGGCGCTCGGGCGCGACTGACCCTGGGGAACGATGTCTACGTCGGCAGGAATACATTTCTCGGGGTTTATCAGCCGATCTCTATTGGAGCCGACACAATGATCGGCGCGTATTCGTATATTATTTCCGCGAGCCACCGTTTCGATCGGCGCGATACGCCAATACGCGAACAGGGATACTCTGGAGCTCCCATCGTCATCGAAGAGGATGTGTGGATTGGGACTCATGTCACCATCCTGCCTGGAGTCACCATTGGCCGGGGAGCGATTGTCGGAGCGGGAAGCATGGTCAATAAAGACATCCCGCCTTATGAGATTTGGGGGGGCGTACCGGCGCGCTTCATCAAGGAACGCCCAGGCTCGGCCTGA
- a CDS encoding glycosyltransferase family 2 protein, with translation MKISVYIPLYNGGAWCREVPLLDGVHYIASDNGSTDESAEILEARGVTVIRQPVSLGRVGNWRFCIAHFQDSGADWMKWMFTGDRLRPDAADILRRAAAQFPDARQIISEFDIVEGDNRTRHSMLPTTALIEPARAMQLAAQLGNWFGSPIGYALHREARVEECDFGSLPYVADYQFAMNIAARHPTLYLAENIGDFVVDARRYYKTQSESQQTAVQNAWMMWQSAERFHELTGDRTEYERLARRIETEVAGEIFDRMMRSPVAGDYLDRTSYRAIASLFVKKLRRRRRK, from the coding sequence TTGAAGATCTCCGTTTATATCCCTCTGTATAACGGAGGCGCATGGTGCCGAGAAGTTCCGTTACTTGATGGAGTCCACTACATCGCTTCCGACAACGGGTCCACGGATGAATCCGCAGAGATTTTAGAGGCGCGCGGCGTGACGGTCATCCGTCAGCCCGTGAGTTTAGGCCGTGTCGGCAACTGGCGTTTCTGCATCGCTCATTTTCAGGACAGCGGCGCGGATTGGATGAAGTGGATGTTCACGGGTGATAGGCTCCGTCCTGACGCGGCGGATATCCTTCGCCGCGCCGCCGCCCAGTTTCCGGACGCACGCCAAATTATCTCGGAATTTGATATTGTGGAAGGGGATAACCGAACCCGTCACTCCATGCTCCCAACGACGGCGCTTATCGAGCCGGCGCGGGCTATGCAGCTGGCGGCGCAGCTTGGGAATTGGTTTGGCTCCCCGATTGGATACGCGCTGCATCGCGAAGCGCGTGTTGAAGAGTGTGATTTTGGAAGCCTGCCCTATGTCGCGGACTATCAATTCGCGATGAATATCGCCGCCCGTCATCCAACACTTTATCTGGCGGAAAACATCGGCGATTTCGTCGTCGACGCGCGCCGATATTACAAAACGCAATCAGAGAGCCAGCAAACCGCCGTTCAAAACGCTTGGATGATGTGGCAATCCGCCGAGCGTTTCCATGAATTGACCGGGGATCGGACGGAATATGAGCGCCTGGCGCGAAGAATTGAAACCGAAGTCGCCGGCGAGATCTTTGATCGCATGATGCGCTCGCCCGTTGCCGGCGATTATCTGGATCGGACGAGCTACCGAGCAATCGCCTCGCTGTTCGTCAAAAAGCTTCGCCGTCGGCGGCGAAAGTAA
- a CDS encoding glycosyltransferase family 4 protein, which yields MRVAFDYLIFSMQQYGGISRYFHELGAHLSSFEDVELSWPVFAHGNSYLRESSNGHYVSIAPDTRIKRGVRKLANATMTKAWLAAHPQDIIHETFYRTTPWPGRHRTVVTVHDMIVEKHPEENPNAVADAAIKRAAVMRADHVICISENTKKDLLELVDVAPSHISVIPHGWRRFPEAAATNLPANIVKPFLLYVGARSTYKNWKNFIAAYAQSSLPADFQIVCFGGGEFTPEEMATLAKYKLTEIQVTQAGGGDAILGTLYQNAALFVYPSLYEGFGMPLLEAMAAGCPVACGDVSSLPEVAGAAAEYFDPMSSESIAAAIQRVVSSKAHAEELVRQGEQRLPMFSWERCAEQTRDVYRKLAG from the coding sequence ATGCGCGTCGCTTTCGACTATTTGATCTTCTCCATGCAGCAGTATGGCGGCATCTCACGTTACTTCCATGAGCTTGGGGCGCATCTGTCCTCGTTCGAGGACGTCGAGCTCTCGTGGCCGGTCTTCGCGCACGGCAATAGCTATTTGCGTGAGAGCTCCAACGGGCATTATGTTTCGATCGCCCCGGACACGCGCATCAAGCGCGGCGTCCGTAAGCTGGCGAACGCGACGATGACGAAGGCGTGGCTGGCGGCTCATCCGCAGGATATCATTCACGAGACGTTCTACCGAACGACCCCGTGGCCGGGCCGGCATCGTACCGTGGTGACGGTTCATGATATGATCGTGGAGAAGCATCCGGAAGAAAATCCCAACGCCGTAGCGGATGCGGCGATCAAACGCGCGGCTGTGATGCGGGCGGACCATGTGATCTGCATCTCGGAGAACACAAAGAAAGATCTGCTGGAATTGGTGGACGTCGCCCCTAGCCACATCTCCGTCATTCCTCATGGATGGCGTCGTTTCCCAGAGGCTGCGGCTACGAACCTGCCGGCGAATATCGTTAAGCCGTTTTTGCTGTACGTGGGCGCGCGATCGACGTACAAGAACTGGAAGAATTTCATCGCCGCCTATGCGCAATCGTCGCTTCCTGCGGATTTCCAGATTGTCTGCTTCGGGGGCGGGGAGTTCACCCCAGAAGAAATGGCGACGCTGGCGAAATATAAGTTAACGGAAATACAAGTGACGCAAGCGGGGGGCGGCGACGCAATACTGGGAACGCTTTACCAAAACGCCGCGCTATTCGTATATCCTTCGCTGTACGAAGGCTTCGGAATGCCGCTGCTGGAGGCGATGGCCGCCGGATGCCCGGTGGCGTGCGGTGATGTCAGCTCCCTGCCCGAAGTGGCGGGCGCCGCCGCCGAGTATTTTGATCCGATGAGCAGCGAGAGCATCGCCGCCGCGATCCAGCGCGTTGTGTCGTCCAAAGCACACGCCGAAGAACTTGTCCGCCAAGGCGAGCAGCGCCTCCCGATGTTCTCCTGGGAACGCTGCGCGGAGCAGACGAGAGACGTGTATCGAAAACTTGCGGGCTAA
- a CDS encoding glycosyltransferase, giving the protein MSYSVSILICTRNRAAQLAETLRALAAIDYDAPETTEILIVDNGSTDETASVINAYCNGSVETSHLMEARAGQTYARNRAITEARGDILLWTDDDVKPSKNWIQAMCAPIISGNADAVAGGILMAPHLRRSWMKGLHKIMLASTENFPEEAPINLIGANMAFHRRVLEKVPSFDTELGPGQLGFQDDALFSRQLENAGYRISRSLDICVEHHFAPDRLLRKNFLDRMIREGKSEAYVAHHWEHRDLEDSWKYDVKEILLPLYRLLRPAKDDAEGGISAREMGWLKDLAFRSQMQIERTRPRNYEKFGLVKLNQSSADIPVAEKR; this is encoded by the coding sequence ATGTCTTATTCCGTCTCCATCCTCATTTGCACACGCAATCGCGCCGCACAGCTCGCCGAAACCCTCAGGGCGCTTGCCGCAATCGATTACGATGCGCCGGAGACCACCGAGATCCTCATCGTCGACAATGGGTCCACCGATGAGACAGCAAGCGTCATTAATGCTTACTGCAATGGATCAGTCGAAACATCCCATTTGATGGAGGCGCGAGCCGGTCAAACCTACGCCCGCAATCGCGCGATTACGGAGGCTCGGGGCGATATCCTCTTATGGACCGATGATGATGTCAAACCATCGAAAAACTGGATCCAGGCGATGTGCGCGCCAATCATTTCCGGAAACGCCGACGCTGTAGCCGGCGGCATCTTGATGGCCCCTCACTTGCGACGCTCATGGATGAAGGGGTTGCATAAGATCATGCTGGCGTCAACGGAAAACTTCCCTGAGGAAGCTCCAATCAATCTGATTGGAGCGAATATGGCGTTTCATCGCCGAGTGCTGGAAAAAGTCCCAAGCTTTGATACGGAATTAGGCCCGGGCCAGCTTGGTTTCCAGGATGATGCTTTATTTTCGCGTCAACTGGAAAATGCAGGCTATCGCATTTCTCGCTCTCTGGATATCTGCGTCGAACACCATTTCGCTCCCGACCGGCTGCTGCGCAAGAATTTTCTTGATCGCATGATCCGCGAGGGTAAGTCGGAGGCGTATGTCGCGCATCATTGGGAGCATCGGGATTTGGAAGATTCCTGGAAATACGATGTGAAGGAAATCCTGCTCCCTCTTTACCGTTTGCTGCGCCCCGCGAAGGATGATGCGGAAGGCGGGATTTCCGCGCGGGAGATGGGATGGCTGAAGGATCTAGCGTTTCGGAGCCAAATGCAGATCGAGCGAACGCGCCCTCGAAACTATGAGAAGTTTGGTCTGGTCAAGCTCAATCAAAGCTCCGCCGATATTCCCGTCGCCGAGAAACGTTAA
- a CDS encoding ABC transporter ATP-binding protein, which yields MSSKDFAISVDKLSKVYKIVHNGAKHTTAAEALAYRIKNPLYRPESKSFWALRDISFDVRHGDVVGVIGRNGAGKSTLLKVLSQITEPSAGEVRLRGRVGSLLEVGTGFHAELTGRENIYLNGAILGMRRREIDKQFDSIVEFAEVTQFLDTPVKRYSSGMYVRLAFAVAAHLETEILIIDEVLAVGDVEFQKKCLGKVGEVAKAGRTVLFVSHNMAPINAMCNVGIVLDGGRIDMMGDVTECVKRYLMNDQQTLQEKVFTPSGGELSLDRAAIGQDGQDDQLWTSRPTIVEVDITSSSDLRPADLICGFTLRDAYGNDAFSTYFNDMADYAGKESFRGKHRLRCEIPSHFLNDGTYRIVFNIGVATIKQYTSDEIHFLEFTIANIDGLGTRLGGRPLRPGAVLPLFPWDVME from the coding sequence ATGTCATCTAAAGACTTCGCGATCTCTGTCGACAAGCTCAGCAAAGTTTACAAGATCGTACACAACGGCGCGAAACATACGACGGCCGCCGAGGCGCTCGCGTACCGAATCAAAAATCCTCTTTACCGCCCCGAAAGCAAAAGCTTTTGGGCGTTGCGCGATATCTCGTTCGATGTGCGCCATGGGGATGTCGTCGGCGTGATCGGGCGCAACGGCGCCGGAAAAAGCACTCTCCTCAAAGTTCTTAGCCAAATCACCGAGCCCAGCGCCGGCGAGGTTCGGCTGCGGGGACGAGTGGGGAGCCTGCTGGAAGTAGGCACCGGATTCCACGCCGAACTGACGGGGCGCGAAAACATCTATCTCAACGGCGCGATCCTCGGCATGCGCCGCCGCGAGATTGACAAGCAGTTCGATTCGATTGTGGAGTTCGCGGAAGTCACTCAGTTTCTTGATACCCCGGTGAAGCGCTATAGCAGCGGCATGTATGTGCGTCTCGCCTTCGCCGTCGCGGCGCATCTGGAGACCGAAATTCTCATCATCGACGAAGTCCTCGCCGTGGGCGATGTCGAGTTTCAGAAAAAATGTCTCGGAAAGGTCGGGGAGGTGGCGAAGGCGGGCCGCACCGTGCTATTCGTCAGCCATAATATGGCGCCCATCAACGCCATGTGCAACGTCGGTATCGTGCTGGACGGCGGGCGCATTGATATGATGGGCGACGTGACCGAATGCGTCAAGCGATATTTGATGAACGATCAGCAGACGCTTCAGGAAAAGGTCTTTACTCCTTCAGGAGGCGAGCTTTCTTTGGACCGCGCCGCCATCGGTCAGGATGGCCAAGACGATCAGTTGTGGACCTCTCGCCCAACCATCGTCGAAGTGGATATTACTTCCTCCTCCGACCTGCGGCCGGCCGATCTGATTTGCGGCTTCACGCTGCGCGACGCCTACGGAAACGACGCGTTCTCAACCTATTTCAACGACATGGCCGACTATGCTGGTAAAGAGAGCTTTCGCGGCAAGCATCGCCTGCGCTGCGAGATTCCCTCGCATTTCTTAAACGACGGAACGTACCGGATCGTCTTCAATATCGGCGTGGCGACGATCAAGCAATACACATCGGATGAGATACACTTTCTAGAGTTCACGATCGCGAATATCGACGGGCTCGGGACGCGTCTCGGCGGTCGTCCACTGCGCCCCGGAGCGGTTCTCCCCTTGTTCCCATGGGATGTGATGGAATAA
- a CDS encoding ABC transporter permease, whose product MTTIRPEANDSVLILRPAQKWRALNLREIWRFRDLVMALASRDVKLRYRQTALGVAWVVLQPLIAAAIFAFVFGHVAKLKSAGAPYFAFAFAGMLAWTAFNNTLTKVSGSLVQNSHLVSKIFFPRLVLPISMLLSSVIDFAVSLVVMVILMVIYGIAPHLQILLTPVWFLLILLLSLGVGLIASALMVPYRDVQYIIPVATQFLLYASPVAYALASVPARWQSLYGLNPLVGLLEGFRWSLLGTAAPAWREVLYAAAFSLVMFVLGAYYFKHMERRFADVI is encoded by the coding sequence ATGACAACTATCCGTCCAGAAGCTAACGATTCGGTTCTTATCCTTCGTCCCGCGCAAAAGTGGCGCGCTCTGAACTTACGAGAAATTTGGCGTTTCCGCGATCTGGTGATGGCGCTGGCGAGCCGCGATGTCAAGCTGCGATACCGCCAGACAGCGCTTGGCGTCGCCTGGGTCGTCCTACAGCCGCTGATTGCCGCCGCGATCTTCGCCTTTGTATTTGGCCATGTCGCGAAGCTGAAAAGCGCCGGCGCGCCTTACTTTGCATTTGCGTTCGCCGGCATGCTCGCCTGGACCGCCTTTAACAACACACTCACCAAAGTCAGCGGGTCCCTGGTTCAGAACTCGCATCTGGTGTCCAAGATCTTCTTTCCCAGACTCGTCCTGCCGATCTCCATGCTGCTGTCATCCGTCATCGACTTCGCCGTATCATTGGTCGTGATGGTGATTTTGATGGTGATTTACGGGATCGCGCCCCATCTTCAAATATTGCTGACGCCGGTCTGGTTTCTACTGATTTTGCTCCTCTCGCTTGGCGTAGGCCTCATCGCCTCCGCCTTAATGGTGCCCTATCGAGACGTGCAGTATATCATTCCCGTGGCGACACAGTTTCTGCTCTACGCCAGCCCCGTCGCGTATGCGCTGGCGTCGGTCCCGGCGCGCTGGCAATCTCTCTACGGCCTCAACCCACTGGTGGGCCTTCTGGAAGGGTTTCGCTGGTCTCTTCTGGGAACGGCGGCGCCGGCCTGGCGGGAAGTGCTTTACGCCGCGGCGTTCTCCCTGGTAATGTTCGTCTTAGGCGCGTATTATTTTAAGCACATGGAGCGGAGGTTTGCGGATGTCATCTAA
- a CDS encoding glycosyltransferase family 4 protein produces the protein MPKIAFISTMNGGAWGGSEELWSQTASHLRAAGETVGVNVLRWPETPVPIKQLETGGCAVERRSELGRGAKLRNALRPQANFAWLDRFQPDLAVISQGAHIDGAPWMLACKKRGVPYVSIAHSAGEQWWPDDGEAQSIAEAYEGARAAYFVSNGNLDLTRRQLAIPLEHARIVRNPFSIPYDIEVEWPEYAEELRLACVGRLAPSAKGQDLLFDVLRQQKWRNRPLRLTLYGSGPNEATLRAMARLYHLDAVTFGGFETDITAIWRSHHALVLPSRFEGLPITIVEAMLCARICIVTDVAGNRELLEDGASGFVAAGPSASLLDAALERAWAQRKQWRAMGLKAAAQVRTHIPADPVAVFVEEIRTLL, from the coding sequence ATGCCCAAAATCGCTTTTATTTCGACTATGAACGGGGGCGCATGGGGAGGCAGCGAGGAGCTCTGGAGCCAGACCGCATCCCACTTGCGTGCTGCCGGCGAAACCGTCGGAGTAAACGTGTTGCGCTGGCCTGAGACGCCTGTCCCGATCAAACAACTGGAAACGGGCGGCTGCGCTGTCGAGCGCCGCAGCGAACTGGGGCGCGGCGCAAAGCTGCGGAACGCTCTGCGGCCGCAAGCAAATTTTGCATGGCTGGACCGATTTCAGCCGGATCTTGCGGTGATCTCTCAAGGCGCCCATATCGACGGCGCCCCCTGGATGCTGGCGTGCAAAAAACGCGGCGTCCCCTATGTTTCTATTGCGCATTCCGCAGGAGAACAATGGTGGCCGGACGACGGAGAAGCACAAAGCATCGCGGAGGCTTACGAGGGCGCGCGCGCCGCGTATTTCGTATCGAACGGCAATCTGGATCTCACGCGACGGCAGCTGGCGATTCCTTTGGAACATGCGCGCATTGTGCGTAACCCGTTCAGCATTCCCTATGATATCGAGGTAGAATGGCCGGAATACGCCGAGGAACTGCGTCTAGCCTGTGTCGGACGGCTCGCCCCTTCCGCAAAAGGCCAGGACCTGTTGTTTGACGTACTGCGTCAACAAAAGTGGCGGAATCGGCCGCTTCGTCTCACATTGTATGGATCTGGACCTAATGAAGCAACCCTCCGGGCGATGGCTCGGCTCTATCACTTGGATGCGGTCACTTTCGGCGGCTTCGAGACTGATATCACGGCGATATGGCGCTCTCACCACGCGCTCGTATTGCCATCACGCTTTGAAGGATTGCCAATCACCATCGTGGAAGCGATGCTCTGCGCCCGAATATGCATTGTGACGGATGTCGCTGGTAACCGTGAACTTTTGGAGGACGGAGCAAGCGGCTTCGTTGCGGCAGGACCAAGCGCCAGTCTTTTGGATGCAGCTTTGGAGCGAGCGTGGGCGCAGCGTAAGCAGTGGCGCGCAATGGGATTGAAGGCGGCGGCTCAAGTGCGCACACATATTCCTGCGGATCCCGTGGCGGTTTTTGTCGAGGAGATTCGCACCCTTCTCTGA
- a CDS encoding glycosyltransferase produces MRVAIQNPNLALDQSRNFNGYDFEFLRQFKPIIYVPDLRGVPRRYKALLQLGWKPQEIRFAVGPRQLNHMADVLVCFAGTPYDLRNKPPRDFHGLKVFHVMDYVFRAEESHQILADSGVQYVMGYTDHGKYCPFFQKYYPSFCGKVISVPFGYGARFENKLPYADRTPKVIALGSVNPVDDPAVPDRAMLKEYIDFYANVRWTHQWRRILAENEENLANIMDSQLPHFPETKNPDYDAVAMMNQYRMFANDEGLMEFPPARTFEGTAAGCVMVSSDHASYGDYGFLDGVNCVMHRRHDLSDFQEKVRYYIDHPDKLAQISQNSTEMVRTRYSHPQIASDLHEHLRELWGASTTS; encoded by the coding sequence ATGCGAGTTGCAATACAAAATCCGAATCTGGCGCTCGATCAATCCCGAAATTTCAACGGCTACGATTTCGAGTTTCTACGCCAATTCAAACCGATCATCTATGTTCCTGATCTCCGTGGCGTTCCGCGCCGTTACAAAGCGCTGCTTCAGCTGGGCTGGAAACCTCAGGAAATCCGTTTCGCGGTCGGACCTCGGCAATTAAACCATATGGCCGATGTACTCGTATGCTTTGCGGGAACACCTTACGACCTTCGAAACAAGCCGCCACGCGACTTTCACGGTCTCAAAGTCTTTCACGTCATGGACTATGTCTTTCGGGCGGAGGAAAGCCATCAGATACTCGCCGACTCTGGCGTTCAGTATGTCATGGGCTACACGGACCATGGCAAATACTGTCCATTCTTTCAAAAGTATTACCCCTCATTTTGCGGCAAAGTTATCTCCGTGCCGTTCGGATACGGCGCCCGATTTGAAAACAAGCTTCCATATGCCGACCGTACGCCCAAAGTTATCGCTCTCGGCTCTGTCAATCCTGTGGACGACCCGGCCGTGCCGGACCGAGCGATGCTAAAGGAATATATCGATTTTTATGCGAACGTGCGCTGGACACATCAATGGCGCCGTATCCTCGCGGAAAACGAAGAGAATCTCGCGAACATTATGGATTCTCAACTTCCGCATTTTCCAGAAACCAAAAACCCGGATTATGACGCCGTCGCGATGATGAACCAGTATCGGATGTTCGCCAATGACGAAGGCCTGATGGAGTTTCCACCCGCGCGCACCTTTGAGGGTACGGCCGCCGGATGCGTCATGGTAAGCTCCGACCACGCAAGTTACGGCGATTACGGATTTCTGGACGGCGTCAACTGCGTTATGCACCGCCGCCACGACCTCTCTGACTTCCAGGAGAAGGTCCGGTACTATATCGACCATCCAGACAAGCTCGCCCAGATCAGTCAAAACAGCACAGAGATGGTCCGTACTCGTTATTCGCATCCGCAGATCGCGAGCGATCTGCACGAGCATCTTCGGGAGCTATGGGGCGCCTCCACGACGTCCTAG
- a CDS encoding GDP-L-fucose synthase family protein, whose translation MDRTARIFVAGHRGLVGSAIVRALERAGFGNLLLKSRTELDLQNEAAVTAFFEKEQPEYVFLAAAKVGGILANSTQPVEFLTENLRIQNNVILGAHQGGARKLLFLGSSCIYPKFAPQPIHESSLLTGALEPTNEAYAIAKIAGITLCRSLAQEYGANFLSVMPTNLYGPNDNFDLKTSHVLPALIRKCHVASVTKSPSLELWGTGSPRREFLHADDLAEACVFLMENYDSPEIINIGVGEDISILELARLVQSVVGYEGEIVFDASKPDGTPRKLLDVSKLHGLGWRHRISLEKGITAVYQQADKGAWVSAIRV comes from the coding sequence ATGGATCGAACCGCACGTATTTTTGTCGCCGGACATCGAGGTCTCGTAGGCTCAGCGATCGTACGCGCTTTGGAGCGCGCGGGGTTCGGCAATCTTCTTCTCAAATCCCGCACTGAGCTGGACTTGCAGAATGAGGCGGCGGTAACCGCGTTCTTCGAGAAAGAGCAGCCGGAGTATGTGTTTCTGGCGGCGGCGAAGGTCGGCGGGATCCTGGCGAACAGCACGCAGCCGGTCGAGTTCCTCACCGAGAATCTCCGCATCCAAAACAACGTAATCCTCGGAGCGCATCAAGGCGGGGCGCGCAAGCTGCTGTTTCTGGGCAGCTCCTGCATTTACCCAAAGTTCGCCCCTCAGCCGATCCACGAGAGTTCGCTTCTGACCGGCGCTCTGGAACCCACGAACGAAGCGTACGCGATCGCTAAGATCGCCGGCATTACGCTGTGCCGGTCGCTGGCGCAGGAGTACGGCGCAAACTTCCTCTCCGTCATGCCGACAAATCTTTATGGCCCCAATGACAATTTCGACTTGAAGACATCGCATGTGCTCCCGGCGCTGATCCGAAAATGCCATGTCGCTTCGGTCACCAAATCCCCAAGCCTGGAGCTCTGGGGCACCGGTTCGCCGCGCCGCGAATTCCTGCACGCCGACGACCTCGCCGAAGCCTGTGTGTTTCTGATGGAAAATTACGACAGTCCGGAGATTATCAACATCGGCGTGGGCGAAGATATCTCGATCCTGGAGCTAGCGCGCCTGGTGCAGTCGGTGGTTGGCTATGAAGGCGAGATCGTCTTTGACGCCTCCAAGCCCGATGGGACGCCGCGCAAACTTCTGGATGTCTCCAAACTGCATGGGCTAGGCTGGCGGCATCGCATTTCGCTGGAAAAAGGAATTACTGCGGTTTACCAACAGGCGGATAAAGGCGCCTGGGTTTCAGCTATTCGCGTTTGA
- the gmd gene encoding GDP-mannose 4,6-dehydratase: MKKTALISGVTGQDGSYLAELLLAKDYEVHGIIRRSSSFNTGRIEHLYVDPHTLGARLFLHYGDLADSSNLRHLVEKVRPDEVYNLGAQSHVKVSFEEPEYTVDVDAVGTLRFLEAIRDYRDRTGHDVRFYQASSSEMFGAAPPPQGESTPFHPRSPYACAKVYSYWQTVNYRESYSMFACNGILFNHESERRGETFVTRKITRAATRIKLGLQDKLYLGNLNAKRDWGFAGDYVEAMWRMLQADQPDDYVVATGEAYSVQEFVDKTFALLDLDPAKYVEVDERYFRPAEVDYLLGDPSKARAKLDWKPLVSFDALVERMVEHDLSLARREKTLLDSGHSISDQARQPR; the protein is encoded by the coding sequence ATGAAGAAAACCGCTCTTATCTCCGGTGTTACGGGCCAGGACGGCTCGTATCTCGCCGAGCTATTGCTGGCGAAAGATTACGAAGTCCACGGGATCATTCGACGATCCAGCAGCTTCAACACCGGCAGGATCGAGCATCTGTATGTCGATCCGCACACGCTCGGCGCGCGTCTTTTCCTGCATTACGGCGACCTCGCGGACTCGTCCAACCTGCGTCATCTGGTCGAGAAAGTGCGTCCGGACGAAGTCTATAACCTCGGGGCTCAGTCCCATGTCAAAGTCTCTTTTGAAGAGCCCGAATATACCGTCGATGTGGACGCGGTCGGAACGCTGCGCTTTTTAGAGGCGATTCGCGATTACCGGGACCGGACCGGACACGATGTCCGTTTCTATCAGGCGAGCAGTTCGGAGATGTTCGGCGCCGCGCCTCCACCGCAGGGCGAAAGCACCCCGTTCCATCCGCGCAGTCCATACGCCTGCGCCAAAGTTTACAGTTATTGGCAGACAGTCAACTATCGCGAGAGCTACAGCATGTTCGCCTGCAACGGCATTCTGTTCAACCATGAAAGCGAGCGCCGGGGCGAAACGTTCGTGACGCGCAAGATCACACGCGCCGCCACTCGGATCAAGCTCGGCCTCCAGGACAAGCTCTATTTAGGCAATCTGAACGCGAAACGCGACTGGGGTTTCGCGGGAGACTATGTGGAGGCGATGTGGCGGATGCTGCAAGCAGACCAGCCGGACGACTATGTTGTCGCCACCGGGGAAGCCTACTCGGTGCAGGAGTTCGTGGACAAGACATTCGCTCTGCTGGATCTCGATCCCGCCAAATACGTCGAAGTCGACGAGCGTTATTTCCGGCCCGCGGAAGTCGACTATCTGCTCGGGGACCCCTCTAAAGCGCGGGCGAAACTGGATTGGAAGCCTCTGGTGTCCTTTGACGCTTTAGTCGAGCGTATGGTGGAGCACGATCTTTCTCTCGCCCGCCGCGAAAAGACTCTTCTGGATTCCGGCCACAGCATCAGCGATCAAGCGAGGCAGCCCCGGTAA